A DNA window from Numida meleagris isolate 19003 breed g44 Domestic line unplaced genomic scaffold, NumMel1.0 unplaced_Scaffold1279, whole genome shotgun sequence contains the following coding sequences:
- the LOC110390540 gene encoding cathelicidin-2-like yields MSTLRALNFTIMETECTPRPQVPIDDCNFKENGVIKDCSAPVTILQDSPEIGLHCRDASSDPVLVERGRFRRFFRKIRRYLPTIISVVGPRIG; encoded by the exons ATGAGCACACTGCGGGCGCTCAACTTCACCATCATGGAGACGGAGTGCACCCCGAGGCCACAGGTGCCCATTGACGACTGCAACTTCAAGGAGAATGGG GTCATCAAGGACTGCTCGGCGCCGGTGACCATCCTGCAGGACTCTCCTGAGATCGGTCTCCACTGCAGAGACGCCTCATCGGAT CCGGTTCTCGTTGAGCGGGGCCGATTCCGCCGCTTCTTTCGCAAGATCCGACGCTACCTCCCGACCATCATCTCCGTGGTCGGCCCACGCATTGGCTGA